From Neochlamydia sp. AcF84, a single genomic window includes:
- the pyrH gene encoding UMP kinase codes for MTNLSNAKRILLKLSGETLLGEQPFGVHFPTAEQLAISLKDIKQEGFELALVIGGGNIFRAIQLKGSKIPRSAADQMGMLATLMNGIALQQALTSIGCTTKLISALECPKVAESYNWNRTNDYLAAGHIVLFVGGTGNPYFTTDSAAALRACEIQADVLLKATKVKGVYTQDPLKFPQAQKYRTLSYSQYLTEKLEVMDTTSIALCMNNQLPIFVFSMEALGKESLKQILSKTEDGTLIS; via the coding sequence ATGACAAATCTATCTAACGCTAAGCGAATCTTGTTAAAACTTTCTGGAGAAACCCTTCTAGGGGAGCAACCTTTTGGCGTCCATTTTCCGACTGCGGAGCAGCTAGCTATATCGCTAAAAGATATAAAGCAAGAGGGTTTCGAATTAGCTTTGGTCATTGGAGGAGGAAATATTTTTCGAGCCATTCAATTAAAAGGCTCAAAAATCCCTCGCTCTGCGGCAGATCAAATGGGTATGCTAGCTACCCTTATGAATGGTATAGCCCTACAGCAAGCGTTAACTTCTATCGGCTGTACAACTAAGCTAATAAGCGCCCTGGAATGTCCTAAAGTGGCTGAAAGCTATAACTGGAACCGCACTAACGATTACCTTGCTGCTGGCCATATTGTCCTTTTCGTAGGTGGCACCGGTAATCCTTATTTCACTACGGACAGCGCTGCTGCCTTACGTGCTTGCGAAATACAAGCTGATGTTTTGCTTAAGGCTACCAAAGTCAAGGGTGTCTATACGCAAGATCCTTTGAAATTCCCTCAAGCACAAAAATATAGGACTTTATCTTACTCCCAATATCTTACAGAAAAGCTAGAGGTTATGGATACAACTTCCATCGCTCTTTGCATGAATAATCAGCTTCCTATTTTTGTGTTTAGCATGGAAGCTCTTGGAAAAGAATCTTTAAAACAAATATTATCGAAAACGGAAGACGGAACATTAATTAGTTAA
- a CDS encoding protein arginine kinase produces MAPNDKSNVIINQKKLWQDNDNDIWLASILHLHRNLEKFNFPGKLSTERRKQVVSVLSKEILSLDLLEKATLIRAEEMEPFEKEFLGEHFWSNDNFIQAHSGEAFIIDASGQFLASFNIRNHLHLQLIECKGELEKAWNKLLKIETTIGHNISFAYNAKYGFLTADIGSCGTALLVSIYLQLPALVHTGKMEEIVEKNKEESIACSGIRGSPQEIIGDLLVVQNNYTLGVTEESIISNLNAFATKMVVEENMARNQIRASSNPYIKDKISRAFGILTHSYQIDAIEALNAISLLKLGIEMGWVEGISRQSINQLFFNCRRSHLLAEFHEKTHLPQEEIVHKRAEFIHKALLQAHLRV; encoded by the coding sequence ATGGCCCCCAATGATAAATCTAATGTTATTATTAACCAGAAAAAACTTTGGCAAGACAATGATAATGATATTTGGCTAGCTTCCATTCTTCATCTACATCGAAACCTTGAAAAATTCAATTTCCCGGGTAAACTTAGTACAGAGCGACGTAAGCAGGTGGTTTCAGTTTTAAGCAAAGAAATCCTCTCTTTAGATCTACTTGAGAAAGCTACTCTTATTCGGGCAGAAGAAATGGAACCTTTTGAGAAAGAATTTCTAGGAGAACATTTCTGGTCTAATGATAATTTCATCCAGGCTCATTCAGGAGAAGCTTTTATCATTGACGCTTCAGGACAATTTTTAGCTTCTTTTAATATTCGCAATCATCTCCACTTGCAACTTATCGAATGTAAAGGCGAACTAGAGAAGGCTTGGAATAAACTTTTAAAAATTGAAACCACTATTGGCCATAACATTTCTTTTGCTTATAATGCTAAATATGGCTTTCTTACTGCAGATATAGGTAGCTGCGGAACAGCTTTACTTGTTTCTATCTATCTTCAGCTTCCCGCTCTTGTCCATACAGGAAAAATGGAGGAAATAGTAGAAAAAAATAAAGAGGAAAGCATTGCTTGCTCCGGTATTCGCGGCTCTCCCCAAGAAATCATTGGTGATTTGCTAGTCGTGCAAAACAATTATACCTTAGGCGTTACCGAGGAATCGATTATCTCTAATTTAAATGCCTTTGCTACTAAAATGGTTGTCGAAGAAAATATGGCCAGAAATCAAATTCGAGCGAGTAGTAATCCTTATATTAAAGATAAAATCAGCCGTGCCTTTGGTATTTTAACGCATTCTTATCAAATTGATGCTATTGAAGCCCTGAATGCGATCAGCCTCCTTAAATTAGGAATAGAGATGGGCTGGGTAGAAGGCATCTCCCGCCAATCCATCAATCAACTATTCTTTAATTGTCGAAGATCTCATTTGCTAGCAGAATTTCATGAGAAAACCCATCTACCCCAGGAAGAAATTGTCCATAAAAGAGCCGAGTTCATCCATAAAGCTCTTCTTCAAGCTCATCTAAGAGTCTAA
- the frr gene encoding ribosome recycling factor, translating to MNILEQAKSKMLVAIEHLKNDLKSLRTNRANAGMLDSIFVEIYGSSMRIKEVANVTAPEARTLLITPFDPSTTNAIGKSIEKANLGFMPIVDANSIRIKIPPMDENMRKEMVKQCHKKKEEAKISIRNIRREFNEAAKKQKIAGELTEDGLKRNEKNVQELTDKFCKEADELAEKKEKEIITI from the coding sequence ATGAATATTCTTGAACAAGCGAAATCCAAGATGTTAGTGGCAATTGAACATTTGAAAAATGATTTAAAATCTCTACGCACTAATCGTGCCAATGCTGGTATGTTAGATAGCATTTTTGTAGAAATTTATGGCTCTAGCATGCGTATCAAAGAAGTTGCTAATGTGACTGCCCCTGAAGCGCGCACGCTTTTAATTACCCCTTTTGATCCTTCTACAACAAATGCGATTGGCAAATCCATTGAAAAAGCTAATTTAGGCTTCATGCCTATTGTGGATGCTAATTCTATACGCATTAAGATTCCTCCTATGGATGAAAATATGCGCAAAGAAATGGTTAAGCAATGCCATAAAAAGAAAGAAGAAGCAAAAATTAGCATCCGTAATATACGCCGCGAGTTTAATGAAGCTGCCAAAAAACAAAAAATAGCTGGTGAGCTTACTGAAGATGGGCTGAAAAGGAATGAGAAAAATGTTCAAGAGTTGACCGATAAGTTTTGCAAAGAAGCTGACGAGCTAGCAGAAAAAAAAGAAAAAGAAATTATCACCATTTAG
- a CDS encoding UvrB/UvrC motif-containing protein encodes MVKKAFEFFEEQVPERPIECTECKKPIAIWYTELIGNNISQTGMCSDCPILRRKLHGQTSEKEMGHMVGETSLACGECNTSLEALRVGASLGCSNCYEVFDDIILQELLILDKVPPRVKANKKIFPLHIGRSPGEVREISPSLRLLALNEALNETLKREDYEQAAWLRDQIRALTEENVEKSNGPQ; translated from the coding sequence ATGGTTAAAAAAGCCTTTGAATTTTTTGAAGAGCAAGTTCCTGAACGACCCATTGAATGCACAGAATGCAAGAAACCTATCGCCATTTGGTATACGGAGCTCATAGGAAATAACATCTCGCAAACGGGCATGTGTTCAGACTGCCCTATCTTGCGACGTAAGCTACATGGCCAAACAAGTGAAAAAGAGATGGGCCATATGGTGGGAGAAACCAGCTTGGCTTGTGGAGAATGTAATACCTCTTTAGAAGCATTACGGGTAGGGGCCTCTTTAGGATGTAGCAACTGCTACGAGGTTTTTGATGACATTATCTTACAAGAACTCCTCATTCTTGATAAAGTTCCTCCTCGCGTAAAAGCTAATAAAAAAATTTTTCCACTCCATATTGGGCGCAGCCCAGGTGAGGTTAGAGAAATCAGCCCCTCCTTGCGTCTACTAGCTCTTAACGAAGCCCTCAATGAGACTCTAAAAAGAGAAGACTATGAACAAGCTGCATGGCTACGTGATCAAATTAGAGCTTTGACAGAAGAAAATGTGGAGAAAAGCAATGGCCCCCAATGA
- a CDS encoding EamA family transporter gives MFFVFVLFALFASVFTVGKVALEYAQPFFLIGSRMLVAGILLLAYEFYRKGAHISMNWHSFGRILRLAFFNIYITNVLEFWGLKYLTSFKTCFIYSLSPFISALFSYFIFTEKMSIKKWIGLMIGFVGIIPMLLSETSAEQKAGHLFMFSWAELAVIIAATTSVYGWILLRQLVNENLYSPLFANGMSMLIGGIITLFHSLLVEDWKPVPVNLNSLLPFFICAAWLLLVSNLICYNLYGWLMKRFSATFMSFAGFSTSMFSALFGWALLGEELGLAFFTSSALNLLGLSLFYQEELKKSSVRVNRQTTG, from the coding sequence ATGTTTTTTGTATTTGTACTTTTTGCCCTTTTTGCTAGCGTTTTCACAGTCGGCAAAGTTGCTCTAGAATATGCACAGCCTTTTTTCCTGATTGGATCACGCATGCTAGTTGCGGGTATACTTCTTTTAGCCTATGAATTTTACCGCAAGGGGGCCCATATCTCCATGAATTGGCACAGCTTTGGTCGTATCTTACGCCTGGCTTTCTTTAACATTTACATTACCAATGTCCTCGAATTTTGGGGTCTTAAATATTTAACCTCTTTTAAAACCTGTTTTATCTATAGCCTTTCTCCCTTTATATCTGCTTTATTTTCCTATTTTATTTTCACAGAGAAAATGTCGATAAAAAAATGGATAGGATTAATGATTGGATTTGTAGGCATAATTCCTATGTTACTTAGTGAAACATCTGCAGAGCAAAAAGCGGGCCATCTCTTTATGTTTTCTTGGGCAGAGTTAGCTGTGATTATTGCCGCTACTACAAGCGTTTATGGATGGATTCTTTTACGTCAGCTCGTTAATGAAAATCTTTATTCACCTTTATTTGCCAATGGAATGAGCATGCTGATAGGTGGAATCATTACCCTTTTTCACTCGCTGTTAGTAGAAGATTGGAAGCCCGTACCTGTTAATCTTAACAGCCTCCTCCCCTTCTTTATTTGTGCGGCTTGGTTGTTACTTGTTTCAAATCTTATCTGCTATAATCTTTACGGCTGGCTAATGAAACGTTTTTCTGCCACTTTTATGTCTTTTGCAGGCTTTTCCACTTCAATGTTTTCTGCTCTATTCGGGTGGGCTCTCTTGGGAGAGGAACTAGGCTTAGCCTTTTTCACTTCTTCGGCCCTTAATTTGCTAGGTTTGAGTCTTTTCTATCAGGAAGAATTAAAAAAATCTAGCGTTAGGGTGAACCGACAAACGACCGGCTAA